The nucleotide window TCGCAGTCATCGTCCCAGGTATCTTTCTCCAGAAAAATCTCTTCACACAGCTCCTGAGCTTTTTCACCATAAGACTGGCTGAAGGCATTGAGATAAGTGCCTGTCAATGATTCCACGCAGTGGATAAAGCAGTCCATCGCTGTATAAAACCGCTGGTTAGGCTCTACAGTATTGGTCAGTGAAGGATCCAGCACGATCTGGTCAAACGGTGTAAAGTCAGAGTTCATGCCCAGTTTGCGGGTAGGACCGGTCAATACACAGGTACGGCTTACTTCAGCACCGGTACCGGAGATCGTAGGTATACCTACTTTGTATACGCCCGGGAATTTCACCAGGTCCCAGCCCTGGTAATCTGCAGAAGAGCCGGGATTGGTCATCATCAGCGCTACTGCTTTGGCCATATCCATTACGGAGCCGCCACCAATACCGATAATACCGGATACTTCCCCGAATTCAGCTTTCAGTTCATCACGTATTTTATCTACTGTAACGGTTTTAGGTTCGTAGGTTACATCAATCACCACTACTTTGTCTTTGCCCTGCAAAGGAATACGGGACAGAAACGCTTGTTTGTCCTGGAAATACTCATCCACGAAAAATATCATGGGAGCATCGCCTTTACGCCTGGGGGCCAGTATTTCGCCCAGCTGATCAAAACATCCGCTGCCGTAAACTACGTAGTCCACCATTTTAAAATTCCTGAATTTCATATATCCGTTTTAGTTAGATGTTTACAAATATTTGGCTGCCTTCTCCAGGTCTTCGGGGGTATCTATTTCCACGCCCATATAGGAAGTGGACACCATCTTCATGGGAATACCATTTTCCAGGTACCGCAGACATTCGACCTTTTCTGCCAGTTCCAGCGGGGTAGGCTCCAGCTTTGTGAAGTCAAGCAGGGTCTGTTTGCGGAAAGCATAGATGCCGATATGTTCGTAATAGATGGATTTAATGTCTTTGTTGCGCGGATACGGGATCACGGAACGGGAGAAGAACAGTGCGTTGAATTGTTTGTCTACCGCCACTTTCACATAGTTTGGGTCTGCAATAGACGCTTCATCGTGTAGTTCCTGCATCAGCGAGGCCACCTGTACCTTTTTGCCTTCTTCCCCTTCGAACACCTTCAGGAGTTTTTCCAGTGGTTCTTTCTGGGTGAAGGGTTCATCACCCTGTACATTCACCACAATATCAGCGTCCATATCTTCCGCGGCTTCGGCAATACGGTCGGTACCGCATTCGTGTTCCTTTTTGCTCATGACCGCCTTGCCACCATTACTGACAATCTCATTGTATATCAGTTCACTGTCGGTCACCACCATTACCTCGTCGAATACGCCGGTATTAACGGCTGATTCGTAGGTACGCAGGATGACTGCTTTACCGCCCAGTTTGGCCATCATTTTGCCCGGGAAGCGGGTAGCGCCATAACGGGCAGGTATCAACGCTATTTTCTTCATGTTCGCGGTTTGGTCACGCAAAGGTGCAAAGAGCAGCAAAGGCGCTGTAATGCGCCTTTGCGTGAAATATTATAATGCGCTTTTTACAGCTTTTACCAGTTTTTCTGCCCTTTCCTGTACTTCGGCATCGCTCCAGGCCAGGTTGATAGGGGTAGAAATGTTCCTGCCGATTATTTCGTCTGATGCAGGGAACTGTTTGGTTTTATAGATCTCCATTGCCTGTTTCAGTCCTGGAGCAAACGGTGTCAGCACATCTCCGTTTTTGAAGTGGTCCCATTGACGGATATAATGCCAGTTGTTGTCGTAATAGTAGAAGGCAGGCAGACCGGCTGCTTTCATGGCTGCAGCGGCGTTTCTGGCCTGGTCTTTCTCCGGCAGGAAGAAAGACAGGAAAGTGGCACTGTCTCCAGCTTCATCAGGCAGGCGACGGAAAGTCACGCCCGGAACGGTGGACAGCGCATCTTTGAAGATTTTCTTTGTTTTCCGCTGAATGGCCAGGAAGTGATCCAGTTTGCGGACCTGAGCCAGTCCTACTGCAGCATGCAGTTCGGAGATACGATAGTTGTAGCCGATAAACGGATGCAGGTCGGCTCCGCGGTCAACGCCCAGGTGGTCGTGGCCGTGGTCGGTGTATCCGTCACATTTGATATAAACGTCTTTGTTGTTGGTGATAATAGCACCACCTTCAGCGCAGGTAATTGTTTTTACGAAATCGAAGGAGAAAGTGCCGGCATCACCGATAGAGCCGAGCGCTTTGCCTTTATAGGTAGCACCAAAAGACTGGCAGGCATCTTCCAGCAGCAGCAGGTTGTGTTTTTTACAGATGGCCTGTAAAGCGTCCAGGTCGGCCATAGCACCGCACATATGTACCGGCATCACTGCTTTGGTACGGGGGGTGATGGCTGCTTCCACCGCTTTAGGGTCCAGAGTAAGGGTATCGTCAACATCTACCAGCACCGGTGTGGCACCAACGGAGAATACAGATTCAAAGCTGGCAACAAATGTAAAGGTAGGCATGATGATTTCGTCGCCGGCACCCAGTCCGAGGGCTGCCATCGCCGTAGTCAGTGCGGCTGTACCGCTGGAAGCAAGCTGTGTGTATTGTACGTTCAGTTTATCGCAAATAGCCTGTTCGAGCTCTTTTGCTTTCCAGATGCCTTTACGCGGACCATCAAATCCGTAACGCATCATGATCCCTGTTTCCAGTACATCGTTTACTTCTTTTCTTTCTTCGGCGCCAAATAGTTCGTATCCGGGCATAAGCTGTTGATTTTTAAAATATAAATTGAAAGTGATGTCAAAATAGTGCTGCAAAGTTACTATAATCAGTGTTGCGTTACATCGTAAAAACTATTTATCTTTTGCTAAAAATTCAACATGCGTTTTATACTGTTCCTGATCATGATAGGAAGTTTTGTTTTGCTGCCATCCCGTTATGCTGCTGCCCAGCAGAGCGACCAGCAGAAGATCGAAGCCCTGATGGCGGCCCAAACCAGTGCCTGGAACCGGGGTGATGTGACCGCTTTCATGCAAACCTATTGGCATTCCGACTCTCTGCTTTTCATCGGTAAAAACGGCGTCACCTATGGCTGGCAGGCCACACTCGACCGCTACAAAAAATCCTACCCGGATACCACTGCCATGGGTAAACTCGATTTTAAACTGCTGGAATTCAAACGTCTGGCACCGGACATCTACCTGGTAGTGGGTAAATGGCACCTGCAGCGGAGCATCGGCGATCTTCAGGGCCACTTCAGCCTTACCCTGCGCAAAATAAAGGGAGAATGGAAAATCATTGCAGACCATAGCAGCTGATCTTTCATCACAAAAAAAACCATCCTAAGAGTAGGATGGCCGCTATACACCACAACATTAAAGAAGAAACTAAATAATAAGCTGTTATCTTCTTACAATAAAAAAACGTTCGGGTCTTCACCGGATATGGAAATTATATTCATCACGTTAGGACTTTTCTTTCTTTTTCTCTCCCAGGGCTGAAGCCCTGGGCTAAATTTGTCTCACTGATCTCCATCACTTTACATACCATCCCGGTACCCTGAAAAGGTGCCGGGATGAAGGTTTAGCATCACCTTCACTATTAAGCTGACAAACACTATTCCAGACAGAAAACCGCCTGTTTTGCCCCAATAGCGGACTGGATACGGGGAGCAGGCTCCCCATATGCCGTATATGAGTGGGAAAAGTTCCCTACAACCCGCCATGGACAAGAAGATGCCAGTCATTAACATTCAGTTTGCAAAAACAATCTCTTTTTTTCAGAGCAAGCCATTATCTTCGTGACCTCAAGATTTTTTCTTGTACTGATTCTAACCCATAACCTCTGAACTACCACTGTGTAGTTTTAATCATTGTCCCTGAAACCACTATAGTTTTAATCCTTGTCCTGTTTAGAGCCTGTATCTATTCATTTATTCATTTTTTTTAATTTTTAACTGGTTATGACAGGGAAATTTATTTGTGCGACTTTATGTGTATGTATGACTGTAGCGATTTTTATGGGTTGTTCAAAAGATTCAGGCCTTATCAATCCACATCCGGCGGACTCTTCAACGACGACGCCCAACAAGCCGAGCACCTCAACTTCATCTACCGCGGACACCTCCAGGGCGACTCCTGGCTCAGGTAATACCAATCCGGGTACGACTAACCCCGGCACTACTAATCCTGGTACCACTAACCCGGGCACTACCAATCCTGGTACCACCAATCCGGGTACTACTAATCCAGGTACTACCAGCCCTGGCACCACTAATCCGGGTACCGGCGGCACCAGCTCAGGCGTAGCAGGCAACAATATTGACCGCGCCACATTGCTCAACCTGGTAAACGATGTACGTAGCAAAGGCTGTAACTGTGGCGGTGTTCAGATGCCACCTGTAGGACCGCTCGTATGGAACGACCAGCTTGAAAAAGCAGCCTACAACTTCAGTGTAGACATGAACACTAAAAACTATTTCAGCCATACCGGCGCCGACGGCTCTACACCTGGCACCCGTATCACCGCTACTGGATATCAGTGGAATACTTACGGGGAAAATATCGCCAATGGCTATATGAATGAACAGGCCGTTATCCAGGGCTGGATCAATAGTCCCGGACACTGTAAAAACATTATGACTGCCGACTTTAAAGATATTGGTATTGGCCGCTCCGGTAATTACTGGACTATGGACCTCGCCAGAAAAAG belongs to Chitinophaga sp. HK235 and includes:
- a CDS encoding iron-containing alcohol dehydrogenase family protein, which encodes MKFRNFKMVDYVVYGSGCFDQLGEILAPRRKGDAPMIFFVDEYFQDKQAFLSRIPLQGKDKVVVIDVTYEPKTVTVDKIRDELKAEFGEVSGIIGIGGGSVMDMAKAVALMMTNPGSSADYQGWDLVKFPGVYKVGIPTISGTGAEVSRTCVLTGPTRKLGMNSDFTPFDQIVLDPSLTNTVEPNQRFYTAMDCFIHCVESLTGTYLNAFSQSYGEKAQELCEEIFLEKDTWDDDCDEKLMMASYAGGMSIAYSQVGVAHAVSYGLAYLLGTKHGIGNCIVFDKLEEFYPDGVKKFKEMVKKHNIDIPQGITKGLTDEQFDTMINVSLGMAPLWENALGKDWKEIMTRERLRKLYERL
- the kdsB gene encoding 3-deoxy-manno-octulosonate cytidylyltransferase, encoding MKKIALIPARYGATRFPGKMMAKLGGKAVILRTYESAVNTGVFDEVMVVTDSELIYNEIVSNGGKAVMSKKEHECGTDRIAEAAEDMDADIVVNVQGDEPFTQKEPLEKLLKVFEGEEGKKVQVASLMQELHDEASIADPNYVKVAVDKQFNALFFSRSVIPYPRNKDIKSIYYEHIGIYAFRKQTLLDFTKLEPTPLELAEKVECLRYLENGIPMKMVSTSYMGVEIDTPEDLEKAAKYL
- a CDS encoding DegT/DnrJ/EryC1/StrS aminotransferase family protein codes for the protein MPGYELFGAEERKEVNDVLETGIMMRYGFDGPRKGIWKAKELEQAICDKLNVQYTQLASSGTAALTTAMAALGLGAGDEIIMPTFTFVASFESVFSVGATPVLVDVDDTLTLDPKAVEAAITPRTKAVMPVHMCGAMADLDALQAICKKHNLLLLEDACQSFGATYKGKALGSIGDAGTFSFDFVKTITCAEGGAIITNNKDVYIKCDGYTDHGHDHLGVDRGADLHPFIGYNYRISELHAAVGLAQVRKLDHFLAIQRKTKKIFKDALSTVPGVTFRRLPDEAGDSATFLSFFLPEKDQARNAAAAMKAAGLPAFYYYDNNWHYIRQWDHFKNGDVLTPFAPGLKQAMEIYKTKQFPASDEIIGRNISTPINLAWSDAEVQERAEKLVKAVKSAL
- a CDS encoding DUF4440 domain-containing protein — protein: MRFILFLIMIGSFVLLPSRYAAAQQSDQQKIEALMAAQTSAWNRGDVTAFMQTYWHSDSLLFIGKNGVTYGWQATLDRYKKSYPDTTAMGKLDFKLLEFKRLAPDIYLVVGKWHLQRSIGDLQGHFSLTLRKIKGEWKIIADHSS
- a CDS encoding CAP domain-containing protein, whose amino-acid sequence is MTVAIFMGCSKDSGLINPHPADSSTTTPNKPSTSTSSTADTSRATPGSGNTNPGTTNPGTTNPGTTNPGTTNPGTTNPGTTNPGTTSPGTTNPGTGGTSSGVAGNNIDRATLLNLVNDVRSKGCNCGGVQMPPVGPLVWNDQLEKAAYNFSVDMNTKNYFSHTGADGSTPGTRITATGYQWNTYGENIANGYMNEQAVIQGWINSPGHCKNIMTADFKDIGIGRSGNYWTMDLARKR